TCGACACTCGCCAGAACGACCATGCCCCGGCGCGTGAAATGCATAATGGCGCCTGGATGCCCTATTCGGAGCAACCTTCGCGCGCAGCGGCCATTCTGAACCAACTGGCGGACTTCTGCCCGGCCCGCGACCACGGCATCGATCCCATTCTGGCGGTCCACGACCGGGCCTATGTCGACTTCCTGAAGGTCGCCCACGCCGACTGGCTGGCCGCCGGGCGGGAGGGCGATGCGATCGGATATACCTTCCCGGTCGTGGCCCGTCGTCCGTTGCGGCTGGATCGGATCGACGCCCGGCTCGGTGCCTATAGCTACGACGCGGGAACGCCCATCGCAGCCGGGACGTGGGACGCGGCCTACTGGTCTGCGCAAACCGCGCTGTCGGCGCTGGATGCGCTGGCCGCGGGGGAACGCCATGCTTTCGCGCTATGCCGCCCGCCGGGCCACCATGCAGGGCGTGATTACATGGGCGGCTACTGCTACCTCAACAACGCCGCAATCGCGGCAGAGGCGGCGAGATCGCAGGGCTTTTCCCGGGTCGCGATTCTCGACGTCGATTACCATCACGGTAATGGCACGCAGGATATTTTTGCAGAGGATGCGGACACGTTCTTCTGTTCCATCCATGCCGATCCATCGACCGACTATCCGTTTTACTGGGGACATGCCGACGAGGATGGCATTGGTGCCGGCAGGGGAGCCACGCTGAACCTGCCGCTACCTCGCGGAACGGGCGGAGAAAACTACCTGGCCGTTCTCGACAGCGCGATGGCTGCAATTGCCGCGCGCACACCCGACCTTCTCGTTCTTTCGTTCGGTGCCGACACGCACGCGAGCGATCCGATCTGCGCGTTCGATCTCGACCGAGACGATTTTCGGGCCATGGCACGCCGCATTGCCGCGCCGGGCATTCCGGTCCTGATCGTGATGGAAGGCGGATACGCGGTGGACGATCTGGGCCACAATGTATCTGCCTTCCTGTCCGGATTTACAGCCTGAAATCAGTCGAAGTTGAACCGCAGGCTGGCCCCGATGGTCCGCGGGCGTGTGACCGATCCGGCGAAGCCGAACGGCGCGTTCAGAACACCATATGTGTCAGTCAGGTTCTTGACGAACACGCCAAGCTCCAGCCCCTGCGCCACCTCGGCGGAAGCGTTGAGATCGATGATATGATAGTCACCCTTCTCCAGCGTATTGCCGAACGCGACGGGCGCTTCCGACAGGTAGCGATGGGCGAATGCAATCCGGGGCCGCATCGGCGCATCGGAAAAATCGAACTCGATCTGGTTGGCAACGGTCAGCTCCGCCGCGCCGGGCAGACGCGTCCCCGCAGCATAGCCCCCTCCGGGCGCGAAACTGTCGGGTAGCATCTGCGAAAGCCGGGCGTCGTTGTAGCTGACGCTGGTGCTGAGGTTGATGAAGTCCACCGGACGCACATTGATCGCGGCCTCGATCCCGTCGATGTCCGCGCCGCCGCCATTGGTGGTATAGGCGTCGAAATCGACCGGCGTGAACAGGCGCACCTGAATGTTCTTCCAGTCCATGTGATAGGCGGTGAGGTCGATCGTCACCCGTTCCTGAGCGCCGGTGATCCGCAGGCCGATTTCGTAGTTCGCCGTGCTGTCGCTGTCGAAATTGAGCGGGGCGCCGGAAGCGGCGGCATAGACATTGGTCCCGCCGATCCTGAAGCCTTCCGAATAGAGCGCATAAACCATCAGCGTATCGTTCGGCGTGTAGGTGAGCGACACCTTCGGAATGAAGCCCGATTCCTTCTTCTCACCCGGCTGATAATCGAATGGCGGGATCAGGTCGGCGTTGGGCAGATATTGCAGCCGCGGACTGGACCGATATTCGAAAACGCGCCCGCCGGCCGTCAGCTTCAGGACATCGGCAAAAGTGTACGACGCTTCGCCGAACAAGGCGATTTCCTGCACCTCGTTGCTGTCGACCGTGCGCTGGATGAAATCGTCCGGCGCGATTTCGCTGGAAGGCTGCCCACCGAATTCACCGGGATTTGCGTCGATATAATCGCCGATCCCCTCGATATAGGCGAAACCGGTCCCTTCGGCGTCCAGCTTGGT
The nucleotide sequence above comes from Pelagerythrobacter marensis. Encoded proteins:
- a CDS encoding histone deacetylase family protein, with protein sequence MKVFFDTRQNDHAPAREMHNGAWMPYSEQPSRAAAILNQLADFCPARDHGIDPILAVHDRAYVDFLKVAHADWLAAGREGDAIGYTFPVVARRPLRLDRIDARLGAYSYDAGTPIAAGTWDAAYWSAQTALSALDALAAGERHAFALCRPPGHHAGRDYMGGYCYLNNAAIAAEAARSQGFSRVAILDVDYHHGNGTQDIFAEDADTFFCSIHADPSTDYPFYWGHADEDGIGAGRGATLNLPLPRGTGGENYLAVLDSAMAAIAARTPDLLVLSFGADTHASDPICAFDLDRDDFRAMARRIAAPGIPVLIVMEGGYAVDDLGHNVSAFLSGFTA